The nucleotide window TTTTCTGAATAGGAAGCAATTAAATTATAATCAAAGTTGTCGAATGCCTTTCGAAAGTTTTCACGTTTTCGCAAAATGGTAATCCAACTGAGACCTGCTTGAAAGGTTTCTAATATTAAAAATTCAAATAAAGTGGCATCATCATACACAGGCACACCCCATTCCAAATCATGGTAGGCCTCATATAATGGGTCTCCAAGGCACCATCCACAACGATGAAGATTTTGCATTGAAATTCATTTAGGATTTAAACCTAAAAGTACGTCTAATTACTAAGAAATTGTAGCTTAATTTTTGCCCTTAAACCTAAAGGTTATAGTCCCAACCTGTACTGGTTGTTTGCCAGTATCAAAGGTCACGGATTCTGCATATTCCGTAGCACTATCTATTAAGCATTGGTTCTTTGAAGTTGATGAACCATTAATGCTAGTATTTATAACCTTTCCAGTATTATTCACTGTAATGTTTACAATGATTATTCCGCTTTCTTCACATAAATACCGAGGAGTGTCGAAATCTAACATTGTCCGGCCCTTAAGTGAATAGGTAAGGGTGCTATTAGCGTTAGTGTTTTCTGGCTTTTTCCAATTTTCAGAATTACGCATGGCAAGTAAGTCCTTGACTTTACTATAAGTGCTTTTCTCATTTGATTTAACACCATATCCCGAGGAAGCATTATAATCAGAATTAGAAGTTAAAATTTCCTCCGGTTCTTCGTTTTCAGTTTGTTGGGAATTGTCAGCATCATTTTTGTTAAGGTCACCAGCAGTAACAGTTCGGAAATTCTTCATCACTTCCTTAAACTCCTTATCCTCATTAAAGGCTTGGTTGGTAGTCGGCTTACTGTCATCAATTTCGCTAAGTTCCTTTTCCTTTTCCAATTTCTCCTCTATTTCTTCAGGAGTCAAAGGTTCCATTTCGTAATAACTTTCGGCTATAAGTTCGGTTTGTTTGGTAATGTGAAGACTGAACATACCAAACACCACAATTCCGGTAATCAGAATTGTAATTATTAGGGCTTTATGTCTTTCAATAAACATCACAATTTAGTTCTATAAGTAGGTTATTTATATACGAACGAAAAACTAATATAGATTAAATAACGATAATAGCAAAACAATTGTCCCTTTCTGGTAATGTGGAAAGTACTAATAATCAAAATATTACGCTAATTCTTGGTGTGAGTAAAATTTTAGTGAAATATGATGTAACATGCTTATAATCATGTTTATACGGGTTTAAAAACTTGTGTTTAATCGTTGCGAAGGTATTAACCCAAACTTTGTAAGAAGGAGTTTAGGGTTTGTGCATTTTCAACAGAATAGCTACCAATTTTTGTGCGTCTAAGTTTTGATAAATGGGCGCCACTATTCAATTTTTTGCCAAAATCGTGTGCTAAAGATCTTATATAGGTTCCTTTGCTGCAAACAACACGAAAATCTACCATTAGATCTTCAAATTTGGTTATTTCGAATTCTGTAATGGTCACTTTTCTGGATTTTAATTCTATTTCCTCTCCAGCCCTAGCTGCAGCGTAGGCACGTTTTCCATCTTGTTTTATGGCTGAAAATATTGGAGGAATTTGATCTATCTCGCCAATAAAAGATTGTGCAGTTTCATTTAGTAGTTTACTATTAACATGTTCAGTCGGATATTCTTGGTCAACCTCTGTTTCTAAATCATAAGAGGGTGTGGTGCTTCCTAAGGTAAAGGTGCCAGTGTATTCTTTCTCTTGAGCCTGAAATTTTTCAATAGATTTAGTCATTTTGCCAGTGCAGATAAGTAGTAATCCAGATGCTAGAGGATCTAAGGTTCCGGCATGTCCAACCTTAATTTTCTTTAGTTGAAATTGCTTTCTTATGGCCCAGCGCATCTTGTTTACAACTTGAAAAGAAGTCCATTCTAAAGGTTTATCGATTAGAATTAATTGGCCATTTAGAAAATCTTCCTTAGTAGTCATTATGTAGATAGGGTGTAGGCTATGGCTATAAGTCCAATAATAGTGCAGTAGAGCGCAAAGTAAGAAAGTTTACTCCGCTTAACTAATTTTATCATCCAGGTACAGGCAAAAATACCCGCGGTAAAAGCTGTTATAAACCCAATGCCTAATAAGCCCATATCGGTACTTTCCCCCGATAAATCACCACTTAAAATATCTTTCGCGATTTTACCGAAAATTAAAGGTACAACCATCAAAAATGAAAATCTTGCGGCTTTACCTTTGTCATTTCCTAAAAGAACTGAGGTTGAAATAGTTGCTCCTGACCTAGAAATTCCAGGCAAAATTGCAACTGCCTGAGATATACCAATCACAAAAGCATCTAAAAATCTAACAGGTCGACCAGTATTTTTGGCCCGATCCGCCAAAAGCAGAAGTAATGCAGTCAGCAATAACATACTGCCAACCAATAGCAGATTTCCCCCAAATAATTCTTCAATTTCATTTTCAAAAAATAATCCCACAAACACAGCCGGTATCATTGATACTATAATTTTCAATGCGAAATGAAATTCTTCGTTCCAACGAAATTTAAAAAGACCTTTCAACAGGAAAAGTATATCCTTTCTAAAAACAATAATGGTGCTCAAAGCCGTAGCGAAATGAACCACCACAGTAAACAAAAGACTTTCTTCGGGAACACTATTATCTCCTAACAATGCTTTCCCGATTTCAAGATGGCCACTTGAGGAAACTGGTAAAAATTCAGTTAAACCTTGAACAATTCCCAACAGGGCCGCATCGATGCCATCCATAAGATGAGGGGTGAATTACTTGGATTACTTTTGTTTATTCGGATTCAATAAAATGGCATAGACCTGTATGCCGAAACCAATCAGTACGAGTGCAGGCGCAAGTCGAATTCTTCGGAAATTAAAGATCTCTTCATTGAAAACATTTGGATCGTCACTGCCTCCGCCTGCCATTAAAATAAAACCTAATGCGATGCAGGCCAAGCCTATAAACATAAACTTGTAATTTTTACGTCCGAATATGAATTCTGATCTAGCCTGCTCTTTTCGTTTCTTTTCTCCCATTTCGGATTAATTTTTAAGGTAAAACCTAATAGTATAAATGATCGGTTTTAAGGTTAAGGAATCTTTGTGTGGCTATAAAGGTGCTTATGCTTGTTATAATAACCCCAATAGCAGCTACTAAAACAAAAACGAGGACTAATAGAATTGGATGGTCTAAAAATCCTAATGACGGAAAGCTCTTGTTTACATAATAAAGAACAGCTCCCATCCCAATCATAGCGACAGCAGACCCTATTAACCCGAGCTGTACATTTTTCCAGATAAAGGGTCGACGTATAAAACTTTTTGTTGCCCCTACCATTTGCATGGTTTTGATAATAAATCGTTTAGAATATACCGCTAACCGGATTGAACTGTTAATAAGCAGCACCGCTATTAAAGTAAACAGGGAACTAATTATTAGAACCCAAAATGTAATCTTTTTTACATTGTCGTTCATTAGTTCCACCAAATCATTGTCGTACCTTATTTCTTCAATAAATTGTTTATCAGCTAGGTCCTCTGAAATAGATTGAAGAGTTTCATTAGTAACATAATCGGCCTTTAAATAGACATCTATGGAATTCATTAATGGATTATAGCCAACGAAATCCATAAAATCTTCACCAGTTTCCTCTTGCATCAATTTAGCGGCATCTTCCTTGGGTACATAGGTAGTTGATTTGGTATAATCTGCCATTGCCAAGGATTTTTCCAATTGCTTTACTTCAACTTCTTTAGCAGTATCATTAAGGTAAATGGTTACTACAACCTGTTCTTTAAAGTGGTCTGCAACTTTTTTGGCATTTATTACCAAAAGTCCTAAGCACCCTAATAAAAATAGGACTAAGGATATGCTTATAACCACTGAAAAATAGGAGGAAATTAATCTTCGTTTTTGATATTTATCAAAAGATGTGCTCATTCTGTTTTCTTGGCTGCGTAAAAATATAAAAGTAAATTTAAAGACTCGAGAATTATAACTGAAGACTATGAAAATTGTTGTAGTAGGGGCTGGTGGAGTTGGCGGATATTTTGGTGCAAGACTTGCTGAGGCGGGTCATAATGTAACTTTTGTGGTCCGAGAACCTCATTTTTCAATTATACTCCAAGATGGGCTAAAAATTATCCATTCTGAAGGAGAATTTACCGTTCACCCAAAGGTTGTCAAAGATTTTAAGGAAATCCCAGATATGGATTTAATTATCCTGGCCATTAAATCTTGGCAGCTTCAAACGGTTGCGGAACAATTTAAACCGTATTTGCAAAAACATACCTTAGTGCTACCATTACAAAATGGGGTGGGAAGTGTCGACAAGCTTTCGGAAGTAATTCCTGCCAAGAACATTTTGGCCGGCTTTTGTAAAATTGTAAGTAAGGTTGAGAGCCCAGGTATAATTCGTCATTTAAACTTTAAACCAGAAATTGTTTTTGGAGAAATTGACAATTCGCAAACAAATCGGATTTTAAAACTTCAACAGCGGTTATCCAAGGCCAATTTTGTGGCCACTGTTCCAAAAGACATACATTTAGAAATCTGGAAGAAATTCTTGTTTATTGCCACAGTTAGTGGATTGGGCGGACTTACCCGAATGACTATGGGTGTTCTGCGATCAGAATCATATACCCGACAACTCCTGGAAGAATCTTCAAAAGAAATAATTGCCCTTGCCCAAGCAAAGGGGATTGGCCTTTCCGAAGAACATTTTTTAATGGTAATGGGGGTGATTGATAATCTTGAGCCAGATACTACAGCTAGTGTGCAAAGAGATATCATGGCAGGAAAGCCAAGTGAATTGGAAGATTTTAATGGTTATATAATGAAAGAGGGTAGAAAACTTGGGGTGGATACCCCAACCCATGCTTTTACATACTACTGTTTGCTTCCAATGGAAAAGAAGGCTAGAAACCTTCTGTAAAGGTTTTAGATTGCTATAAGAAAGCTTAAATTTGCGCTTCCAAATAAGAGGCTGGGATGAAATACCATTTCAATGATATTGAGAAAAAGTGGCAAAAGTATTGGGCTGAAAACCAAACTTTTAAAGCTGATAATAATTCAGACAAACCAAAATATTATGTTTTAGACATGTTTCCTTATCCATCTGGAGCTGGATTACATGTCGGGCATCCTTTAGGTTACATTGCATCAGATATTTATGCACGCTACAAGCGTCATAAGGGATTTAATGTATTGCACCCGATGGGATATGATAGTTTTGGTTTGCCAGCCGAACAATATGCCATACAAACAGGTCAGCATCCTGCGATTACTACTAAAGAAAATATTTCCACATACAGAAGGCAGTTAGATCAGATAGGTTTTTCATTTGACTGGTCTCGTGAAGTACGCACTAGCGATCCTGATTATTATAAATGGACACAATGGATATTTATTCAGTTGTTTGAGTCTTGGTATAATTTTGATACCGACAAATCTGAAGACATTTCCACCCTTATAACAAAGTTTGAAAGTAGTGGAAATTCTAATGTCAATGCGGCCTGCGATGATGATTTGCCGAATTTTACTGCTGACGAATGGAATTCATTTTCTTCTGTAAAACAACAAGAGATTCTTTTAGGTTATCGACTCACATATTTGGCAGAAACAGAAGTTAATTGGTGTCCTGCTTTGGGGACTGTATTGGCGAATGATGAAATTGTAAATGGAGTTTCAGAACGTGGAGGTCATCCAGTTGTTCGCAAGAAAATGACCCAATGGAGCATGCGCATTTCAGCTTTTGCCGAACGTCTTTTGGAAGGTTTAGATCGCATCGATTGGCCTGAATCTTTGAAGGAGAGCCAACGTAATTGGATTGGAAAATCGCGTGGGGCAAGTGTAAAATTCAAAATTGTTGATAGGGCAGACCTTATTGAAGTGTTTACTACCAGACCAGATACTATTTTCGGAGTATCGTTTATGACACTTGCTCCGGAGCATCCTTTGGTGGAAAAGATTACTACACCTGAGCAGAAAGCAGAGGTTGACGCTTATATTGAGGCAACAGCAAAACGCAGCGAACGCGATCGTATGGCGGACGTAAAAACTATTTCGGGGGTCTTCACTGGTGCTTTTGCTGAACATCCTTTTACTGCAAATGCAATCCCTATTTGGATTGGGGACTATGTTTTGGCAAGTTATGGAACTGGTGCCGTTATGGCTGTTCCATGTGGAGACCAAAGGGATTATGATTTTGCAAAACATTTCAATCTGCCAATCCCAAATATTTTTGAGGGTGTTGATATAAGTGAACATGCCCACGAAGAAAAGGGTGAAACAGTAATTGCAAATAGTGATTTCTTGTCAGGGATGCCATATAAAGAAGCTTTTGCGAGAGTTGTTGAGGCATTAGAACATAATGGCCATGGTAAAGGAAAGATTAACTATAGGTTAAGGGATGCTGTTTTCAGCAGACAACGTTATTGGGGAGAACCATTTCCTGTGTATTATGTTAATGGCATGCCACAAATGATTGCCCTAGAGCATCTGCCCATTACACTTCCTGAAGTTGAAAAATATTTACCAACTGAAACAGGAGAGCCACCATTAGGAAATGCAGACGTTTGGGCTTGGGATACGGTTAATCATAAAGTTGTAAGTAATAACCTTATAGATAATAAAACTATTTATCCATTAGAGTTGAACACTATGCCGGGTTGGGCTGGAAGTAGTTGGTATTTTAATCGCTACATGGATGCCGGAAATTCAGCCGAATTTGCGGGGAAAGAGGCTCTTGACTATTGGAAAGATGTAGATCTCTATATTGGAGGTAGTGAGCATGCCACAGGGCATTTATTATACTCACGTTTTTGGCAAAAATTCTTGTTCGATAAAGGTTTGGTGCCGGTTGATGAATATGCTAAAAAGTTAATCAACCAAGGGATGATTTTGGGGACAAGTGCCTTTGTAAAAAAAGACTTAAATGCTAATAAATTATATTCTAAGGATGTGGTTGGTAATGAGGAAGCATATCCCATTCACGCAGATGTGTCCTTCGTAAATGCTTCTGATGAATTGGATATTGATGCTTTTAAAAATTGGCGTCCAGAATTTGTTGATGCTGAATTTATTTGTGAGGAGGATGGCACATTTAAAGTCGCTCGAGAGGTCGAAAAAATGTCTAAATCTAAATACAATGTTGTAAATCCAGACGAGATTTGCCATCAATATGGAGCGGACAGTTTGCGTTTGTATGAAATGTTCTTGGGTCCATTGGAACAAGCTAAACCATGGAATACTGCAGGCATAACCGGAGTGCACTCTTTCTTAAAGAAACTTTGGCGTTTGTATTTTGAGGAAGAAACTCTTAAAGTGGATGATTCTGAACCTTCAAAAGAAAGCTTAAAAACGCTTCATAAAACCATTAAAAAGGTTGAAGAGGATATCGAAAACTTTTCGTTTAACACTTCTGTTTCAACTTTTATGATTGCAGTGAATGAATTAACCGCACAAAAATGTACAAGTAAACAAATATTACAACCCCTTTTGGTTTTAGTTTCACCTTATGCGCCTCATATTGCTGAAGAATTATGGTATCAATTGGGTCATAATGAAAGTATTTCAACGGCACCATTTCCAAAGTTTAATGAAAACTTTTTGGTGGAAAGTGTTAAGAATTATCCGATTTCATTTAATGGAAAAATGCGGTTTACTTTAGAATTGCCTTTAGATCTTTCCAAAGAAGAAATTGAAAAGGCTGTAATAGCAGATGATAGAACCCAGGCACAATTAGCGGGACGCACTCCCAAAAAGGTGATTGTAGTGCCAGGTAAAATTGTGAATATAGTTGGCTGAGGTAAACATAACTGAAGTGGTCGGTTTTATTGCTGCCTTTTTAACTACAGCGGCCTTTCTTCCACAAGTTTATAAAACATGGAAGACCAAAGACGTTTCCTCCATGTCGTTACCTATGTTCTTGATGTTTTTTATGGGAATCGTCCTGTGGTTGGTTTATGGGATTATTATTGAAAGCCCCTCGATGATTTTGGCTAACGGAATAACTGTTATTTCTTCTTTCTTATTGGTCTACCTTATTTTGAAACATCGTAAAAAAGGCTAGTTTCAATTGTCGTTAATAACATTAGGATAAGTATAGGCTGAACAGTTGTTTATGTAAAATTTTTAAGGGTATATTGAATTCCAATTATTAATCTAACCTTTCTTCTCAGATGAAAATTGGAATTCCTAAAGAAATTAAAAACAACGAAAGTAGAGTGGGCATGACCCCTTCGGGTGTCTTTGAACTGATAAAGGATGGGCACGAAGTCTTTATCCAATCCACTGCTGGCGACGGTAGTGGATTTTTTGATCGTGATTATTCCGAAGTTGGTGCTACTATAGTACCAAGCATCGAAGCTGTGTATAAATTGGCGGATTTAATCGTAAAGGTTAAAGAGCCTATCAAAGAAGAATATGATTTAATTAGGCCAGACCAAATTGTATTCACTTACTTTCATTTTGCAAGTAGCAAACCTTTAACCCTTGCAATGATTAAAAGTAAAGCGGTTTGTATTGCTTATGAAACCGTTGAATGTTCTGAGGGAAGTTTGCCTCTTCTTACACCAATGTCTGAAGTTGCAGGGCGAATGGCAATTCAGCAGGGAGCCAAATATCTTGAAAAGCCTATTAAGGGCAGGGGAGTTTTATTAGGTGGCGTGCCTGGAGTTCCTCCAGGAAAGGTGTTGATTTTGGGAGCAGGAGTTGTTGGTGTGCAAGCGGCTAAAATGGCAGCGGGGCTGGGCGCCCACGTTACAATTATGGATATTAATATGAAGCGTCTTCGTTATGTCAATGACATAATGCCTAACCATGTTGTTACAGAATTTTGCAGCGCCTTCAATATTAAAGAGCGTATTAAAAATCACGATTTAATTATTGGTGCCGTTCTTATTAAGGGCGGGAAAGCACCAAAACTTATTACCCGAGACATGCTAAAGGAAATGAGGCCCGGTACAGTAATAATTGATGTGGCTGTGGACCAGGGAGGGTGTATAGAAACTTCTTCCCCGACTACTCACGAAGATCCAACTTTTATAATTAATGACATCGTTCATTATTGTGTAGCGAATATGCCTGGGGCAGTACCTTACACTTCCACTGTTGCTTTGACAAATGTTACCTTGCCATACGTTTTGGCGTTGGCTAACAAGGGCTGGGAAAAGGCTTGCGACGAAGATGAGTCTTTAAGAAAAGGGCTTAATATTGTCAATGGTGAAATTGTTTATCAGGAGATAGCTGAGGCCTTCGGTTGGGGTGCCCAGCATGTCTTAAACTGACATTTTTTCTTAACATTTTATTGGCTTGCTTTTTGCTATTCTCATTCTATCTTTAAATTTTAATTTTTAAAAAATGGGAATAGGATTAGGTTATTATATATTAATTGGTGCCATCGCTTTAGTTAGCTGGGCGGTTAGTGCGCAATTAAAATCAAAATTCAAGAAATACAGTCAAGTTCATCTTCAAAATGGGATGAGCGGTAAAGAGATTGCTGAGAAAATGTTGGCGGATAATGGAATTCGAGATGTGCAGGTAATTTCTACAGCTGGTCAACTTACAGACCATTACAATCCAAAAAATAAAACTGTAAATTTAAGTGAGCCAGTTTATCACCAGCGTAATGCTGCTGCGGCTGCTGTTGCAGCACATGAATGTGGCCATGCCGTTCAACATGCCACTGCTTATAGTATGTTGCAATTGCGATCTAAATTAGTCCCGGTTGTAAGTATTACATCTCAAATGTCGCAGTGGTTAATCATTGGTGGTTTAGTCTTAGGTGCTGCAGCTGGTGTTGGTTTGGGCTATTGGGTGGCTGTTGCTGGTTTGGCAATGATGGGGATGGCTACCTTATTCAGTTTCATTACGCTTCCAGTAGAATATGACGCGAGTAATCGGGCGTTGGCTTGGTTAGAAAATAAACATATGCTGAATAGAGAAGAGCATGCCGCTGCTTCAGATGCACTTAAATGGGCAGCTAGAACTTATTTAGTGGCAGCAATTGGTGCCTTAGCATCATTAATCTATTGGGCACTTCAAATTTTTGGAGGAAGAGATTAATAAGATATGCCGTCATAAATAAAAAGCCCTTTAAGGGCTTTTATATTTTAATCTGTCTGTCAATTTGCTGTTCCAAAGAAATAAAGGTTTCGGTTCTAGAGACTCCAGTAATGGATTGGATTTCCTTGCTTAATAAATACATTAAGTGAGAATTGTCCTTGCAAAGAATCTTTACAAAGATGCTCCAGTTGCCAGTGGTATAATGACATTCTAGGACTTCAGGTATTTTTTTTAGCTGCCTTACAGCTTCAGGATTACTAACCGCCTTGTCTAAATACACACCAATAAAAGCCATTGTAGTATAGCCTAAAACCTTTGGGTTGATAACAAATTTAGATCCGGAAATCAAGCCGGATTTTTCTAGCTTTCTTAAACGCTGATGGATGGCAGCTCCAGAAATACCAACCTGCCTTGCTATTTCTAGCACGGGCGTTCGAGCATCTTCCATTAAAGCCCGGAGAATTGTTTTGTCTATACCATCAATTTCTACAACTTGATTGTTCGATTTCATGGAATTTCTTTATAGATTCAAAGGATTGTACCCTAAATAAGGAACTTTTTTTTCGGTAAAGGTGATATCATATTCTTTAAGTTCCTTCATAATAGGTTCGTATACCTCTTTAGCTAAAGGCATCAAAACTCCCGGAGTTGTAATTTTTTCATTTAGAATTAATAAGGTTGCAATGCCCAATGGAAGTCCAACGGTTTTAGCCATGGCAGTGTATGTGCTATCTTCACCTAATGTTACCATGGTGCTATCTATTTGATGCATTTTACCATCCAATTCATATCCAAACTTATGATACATTACAATCATATCGCGATCCTTTTCCTTTAATGTCCAGCTGTCTTCTAGAATTTTTTGAAGTATTTGAGCAGGTGTAGCCTTGGAAAGACCTACCTTCTTTTTGTCGCTAAACAAATCTAATTCTTCAAATTTTTCCCAAACTGTATCATCTTGATCTATTTTTAAGGCATGCCTAAACTTCAATTCTACAGAATCAGTTGGGTGGTAAGGTAAAAATGTGTTTACAAACTCTCTGTAAGTCATGTTTTCAGTATCATCCATATAATATTCATCATCGGTCATGCCTAACTGTACAAAAACATTCCATGCCCTACTGAAACCGACTCGTCTCATAGTTCCCCTGTAAAGGGTTTTGGCATCATCCAAACCATATGCACTCTGATATTTAAGACTATCTCTATTTGCATAAACTTCAAACCTTCCAAAACCATCTACTTCTAAAAACTCTGTTCTCCTAAACAGACGGTGATAAGGTATATACTTGAAAGATCCCTCCTGAATAAATTTTGCTGCCCCACCTTGACCTGCCAGGACTATATTACGAGGATTCCAAGTGAATTTATAATTCCAAAGATTGTGGTCGCACTCAGGGGAAATGAGACCGCCAGTGAATGATTCAAATAATACTATTTTCCCACCTTCTGATCGTATTCGATCAATCACCTGCATGGCGCTCATATGATCTATACCAGGATCTACCCCTATTTCATTCATGAATATTAAGTCTTTCTCTCGGGCCCTAGCATCTAAAGAATGCATAGCATCCGTAATGTAGGAGGCGGTAACCATATTTTTGTTAAAGGTTAAACAGTCTTTGGCAACCTCAATATGATGCTTAACAGGAAGCATAGATATAACAATGTCTGCATTAGATATAGCGGCATGTCTTGCCCGTGTATCGGTTATGTCTATGTACTTCGGCTGGGCATTTTCATGGTCGCCTATCAATTTTTTGGCTCTCGCAATATTCACATCGGCTACAATAATGTGCAGATTTTCATCATAAGATTTGTCTAATAAATACTTAACCACATAAGATGCAGATTTCCCAGCCCCGAAAATTAAAATCTTTCGCATAATGAACCTAGTTGATTAGTTTTGTCTAACGAATTTAAGAAATACCCTCGTGAAAATAATATTAGGAATTTTAAAATGAGTAAACAAATATTGATAAGTGGTATTTCCATTGGAGTACTAGCTGTTATTTTAGGTGCATTTGGTGCACATGGTTTAAAAGAATTAGTAAGTCCTGAAAATATAGCCACTTTTGAGACTGGAGTAAGATACCAAATGTATCATGGCTTATTTTTATTGTTTTTATCTCAATTAGGCAGTATTTCACCAAAAATTGTTAAAATTTCTTACTGGTTAGTAGTATTTGGATTAATTTTTTTCTCAGGTTCAATCTATGGTTTGGCAACGAATATATTGACCAGTTTTGATTTTAAAACTATAGCATTTATTACACCTATTGGAGGATTGCTTCTTATTGTGGCATGGGTAATTTTATTGTTCGGAATTTCTTCTAAAGAGCACTAATATCTTAAAATTTTAGGGGAGATTGTTTTAAATATTTAATTTTGCCC belongs to Aegicerativicinus sediminis and includes:
- a CDS encoding zinc metallopeptidase; amino-acid sequence: MGIGLGYYILIGAIALVSWAVSAQLKSKFKKYSQVHLQNGMSGKEIAEKMLADNGIRDVQVISTAGQLTDHYNPKNKTVNLSEPVYHQRNAAAAAVAAHECGHAVQHATAYSMLQLRSKLVPVVSITSQMSQWLIIGGLVLGAAAGVGLGYWVAVAGLAMMGMATLFSFITLPVEYDASNRALAWLENKHMLNREEHAAASDALKWAARTYLVAAIGALASLIYWALQIFGGRD
- a CDS encoding Lrp/AsnC ligand binding domain-containing protein codes for the protein MKSNNQVVEIDGIDKTILRALMEDARTPVLEIARQVGISGAAIHQRLRKLEKSGLISGSKFVINPKVLGYTTMAFIGVYLDKAVSNPEAVRQLKKIPEVLECHYTTGNWSIFVKILCKDNSHLMYLLSKEIQSITGVSRTETFISLEQQIDRQIKI
- a CDS encoding saccharopine dehydrogenase family protein, which translates into the protein MRKILIFGAGKSASYVVKYLLDKSYDENLHIIVADVNIARAKKLIGDHENAQPKYIDITDTRARHAAISNADIVISMLPVKHHIEVAKDCLTFNKNMVTASYITDAMHSLDARAREKDLIFMNEIGVDPGIDHMSAMQVIDRIRSEGGKIVLFESFTGGLISPECDHNLWNYKFTWNPRNIVLAGQGGAAKFIQEGSFKYIPYHRLFRRTEFLEVDGFGRFEVYANRDSLKYQSAYGLDDAKTLYRGTMRRVGFSRAWNVFVQLGMTDDEYYMDDTENMTYREFVNTFLPYHPTDSVELKFRHALKIDQDDTVWEKFEELDLFSDKKKVGLSKATPAQILQKILEDSWTLKEKDRDMIVMYHKFGYELDGKMHQIDSTMVTLGEDSTYTAMAKTVGLPLGIATLLILNEKITTPGVLMPLAKEVYEPIMKELKEYDITFTEKKVPYLGYNPLNL
- a CDS encoding DUF423 domain-containing protein, with the protein product MSKQILISGISIGVLAVILGAFGAHGLKELVSPENIATFETGVRYQMYHGLFLLFLSQLGSISPKIVKISYWLVVFGLIFFSGSIYGLATNILTSFDFKTIAFITPIGGLLLIVAWVILLFGISSKEH